In Cryptococcus depauperatus CBS 7841 chromosome 4, complete sequence, a single window of DNA contains:
- a CDS encoding methionine aminopeptidase, type I has protein sequence MSFSRPLSFLQRAYHSNRDRFGSYSVLPSSLAMTSYPVPHHVPTNIPRPPYVPNNFFSAGWGEHEQPEMVVDDDEPGERIMLGGREENAIRRVCRMAAKVLREASKLVKPGITTAHLDQAIHNMIIERGAYPSPLGYSRFPKSCTTSVNNVIVHGIPDDRPLHPQDIINIDLTLYHGGYHGDTSATFVLPEVDNQGQELVTATKEALDIGIRLCKPGIKYSEIGKAIEDFAKQHGFSVNTQVSGHGIGKRFHQPPWIFHGFNNEPGRMSPGECFTIEPCLVQGCKSRGNVWDDGWTLATETGARAAQFEHQVLITEDGVDILTIQ, from the exons atgtctttttcaagacCTCTCTCATTCTTACAACGAGCTTATCACTCCAACCGTGATCGGTTTGGTTCATACTCGGTATTGCCCTCCTCTTTGGCCATGACATCTTACCCAGTTCCTCATCATGTCCCAACAAATATTCCTAGACCTCCCTACGTTCCTAACAACTTTTTCTCGGCTGGATGGGGCGAGCATGAGCAGCCTGAAATGGTTGTTGACGACGATGAGCCAGGCGAGAGGATTATGcttggaggaagagaagaaaacgcCATCAGAAGAGTTTGCAGAATGGCTGCCAAAGTTTTGAGAGAAGCAAGCAAGCTGGTCAAG CCAGGGATTACTACGGCCCATTTAGATCAGGCCATTCACAACATGATCATTGAGAGAGGAGCTTACCCATCCCCTTTGGGCTATTCCAGATTTCCCAAAAGCTGCACTACTTCtgtcaacaatgtcattGTCC ACGGTATACCAGACGA CCGACCGcttcatcctcaagatATCATTAACATCGACCTTACTCTCTACCACGGCGGATACCACGGAGATACTTCTGCTACTTTTGTTCTCCCAGAGGTTGACAACCAGGGTCAAGAGTTGGTGACTGCTACGAAAGAAGCTCTTGACATTGGAATTAGACTATGTAAACCAGGCATCAAGTACAGTGAGATTGGCAAAGCTATTGA GGATTTTGCAAAACAACATGGGTTTTCTGTAAACACCCAGGTATCAGGGCACGGTATAGGCAAGAGGTTCCATCAGCCTCCTTGGATCTTTCATGGCT TCAACAATGAACCAGGAAGAATGTCACCAGGAGAGTGTTTCACTATCGAACCCTGTCTTGTCCAGGGATGTAAGTCGAGAGGAAATGTATGGGATGACGGGTGGACATTAGCCACTGAA ACGGGAGCTCGGGCGGCTCAATTTGAACATCAGGTGTTGATTACTGAAGATGGAGTAGACATTCTTACGATACAATGA